One Pirellulales bacterium DNA segment encodes these proteins:
- a CDS encoding farnesyl diphosphate synthase — MLSCSSALLMDQMAAARQLIDAALDRYSNFSADCPVPLREAIRYSLLAPCKRLRPMLVLLAAEACGTTWEAALPAACAVEMVHTYSLIHDDLPAMDDDDLRRGRPTCHKAYGEAVAILAGDALLAQAFEVLASDIKPPAVAARCCATLAEAAGATALVGGQADDLALEHMPGDLAMLENIHRRKTGAMFLASLRLGGFVAGADEAQQTALERFGRKIGLVFQIADDLLDVEGSEASLGKRVGKDSEHGKLTFPGLLGIEESRHRALRLTDEACAALAPLGEKRAGLEVLARYVLERNQ, encoded by the coding sequence ATGCTCTCCTGTAGCTCCGCCCTCTTGATGGACCAAATGGCGGCCGCGCGACAACTGATCGACGCCGCGCTGGATCGCTACAGCAATTTTTCCGCTGACTGCCCTGTCCCATTGCGCGAGGCCATTCGCTACAGTTTACTGGCCCCCTGCAAACGATTACGGCCCATGCTGGTGTTGTTGGCCGCTGAGGCTTGCGGCACCACTTGGGAAGCGGCGCTGCCGGCCGCCTGTGCGGTGGAAATGGTGCACACGTATTCGCTCATTCACGACGATCTGCCGGCGATGGATGACGACGATTTGCGCCGCGGCCGTCCCACCTGCCATAAGGCCTACGGCGAAGCGGTAGCCATTTTAGCCGGCGACGCACTTTTGGCTCAGGCATTCGAAGTATTGGCCAGCGATATTAAGCCGCCGGCCGTGGCTGCTCGGTGTTGTGCGACATTGGCCGAGGCAGCGGGCGCGACGGCGTTGGTCGGCGGGCAGGCAGACGATTTGGCGCTGGAGCACATGCCGGGCGACTTGGCGATGCTGGAAAACATTCATCGCCGCAAGACTGGGGCCATGTTTTTGGCATCGCTGCGGCTGGGCGGATTCGTAGCTGGTGCCGATGAAGCACAGCAAACGGCATTGGAACGGTTTGGACGTAAAATTGGCCTGGTGTTTCAAATTGCCGACGATTTGCTCGACGTCGAAGGGAGCGAAGCGTCCCTGGGTAAGCGTGTGGGCAAAGATTCGGAGCATGGTAAACTAACGTTTCCCGGCCTGCTGGGAATTGAAGAAAGCCGGCATCGCGCATTGCGGCTCACTGACGAGGCCTGCGCGGCGCTGGCGCCCCTGGGAGAAAAACGTGCCGGACTGGAAGTCCTGGCGCGCTACGTGCTGGAGAGGAATCAGTGA
- a CDS encoding exodeoxyribonuclease VII small subunit codes for MPEQNQNPSSAEAPSFEQALTALEQIVRDLEEGRLGLAESLARYEEGVKLLKQCHGLLERAERRIELLTGVDEAGNPVTEPFDDRATLPTESKEPIRSRRGGKSSKKAREQEPAPEINIESTTSAMDEPGSLF; via the coding sequence TTGCCCGAACAAAATCAAAATCCGTCTTCGGCCGAAGCGCCTTCGTTCGAGCAAGCCTTAACGGCGCTGGAGCAAATTGTGCGCGATTTGGAGGAAGGTCGGCTGGGGTTGGCCGAATCGTTGGCGCGGTATGAGGAAGGCGTCAAGCTGCTCAAACAATGTCACGGCCTCTTGGAACGGGCCGAGCGGCGGATCGAATTACTCACCGGCGTCGACGAAGCAGGCAATCCGGTGACGGAGCCGTTCGATGACCGCGCCACGTTGCCGACCGAGTCGAAAGAGCCCATTCGTTCGCGCCGCGGAGGCAAATCGTCAAAAAAAGCGCGCGAACAGGAGCCCGCGCCAGAGATTAACATCGAATCGACCACCTCCGCGATGGACGAACCGGGCAGCTTGTTTTAA
- the xseA gene encoding exodeoxyribonuclease VII large subunit has protein sequence MASELQSRSNSLPVLTVSQFTDVLKEIVEGAFPVVWVTGEISNFSRHNPSGHCYFTLKDADAQIRAVIWKSTAQRIRTELHDGLEVIVRGHLDVYAPRGEYKLIIEELQLKGLGALELKFRQLHQKLTAEGLFAPERKRPLPPFPRRIAFVTSPTGAALRDFLEVLRRRWPGVHVIIAPARVQGIGAAEEIAAAIERVNRLGVPIDVLVVGRGGGSLEDLWSFNEEVVVRAIHASRIPVVSAVGHEIDVTLADLVADVRALTPSEAAERIVPAMEAIYATLRDRQSRLAAALRSRTQEAQRRLETIETRPPFKKPFDRLYNLAQQLDGWQARCARSVGVLLDRTKQRTAGLAAHLESLSPLGVLARGYSLTTHTADGRPVFDASPLQPGETIHTRFARGAAVSRIEHIIDANGKG, from the coding sequence GTGGCTTCCGAACTTCAATCTCGTTCCAATTCGCTGCCGGTGCTGACGGTTTCGCAGTTCACCGACGTGCTAAAAGAGATCGTCGAGGGCGCGTTTCCGGTCGTCTGGGTCACCGGCGAAATTTCCAATTTCAGCCGCCACAACCCGTCGGGACATTGCTACTTCACGCTCAAAGATGCAGACGCCCAAATTCGGGCCGTCATTTGGAAAAGCACGGCCCAGCGCATCCGCACCGAATTGCACGACGGCTTGGAAGTCATCGTCCGCGGCCATTTAGATGTGTACGCACCCCGCGGCGAATACAAGCTGATTATTGAAGAGTTGCAACTGAAAGGCCTGGGCGCGCTGGAGCTGAAATTCCGGCAATTGCACCAAAAACTCACCGCCGAAGGTTTGTTTGCACCGGAACGCAAACGGCCGCTGCCTCCGTTTCCGCGGCGAATTGCCTTCGTCACCAGTCCCACCGGCGCGGCGCTGCGCGATTTTTTGGAAGTGTTGCGTCGACGCTGGCCCGGCGTGCACGTCATCATCGCCCCAGCCCGGGTGCAGGGCATTGGCGCTGCTGAGGAAATTGCCGCCGCGATTGAACGTGTGAATCGCTTGGGCGTGCCGATCGACGTGCTCGTCGTCGGGCGTGGCGGCGGCAGTCTGGAAGATTTATGGTCGTTCAACGAAGAAGTTGTCGTCCGGGCGATCCATGCATCGCGGATTCCCGTGGTTTCGGCCGTGGGACACGAAATCGACGTTACGCTGGCCGATTTGGTGGCCGATGTTCGCGCGCTCACGCCCAGCGAAGCCGCCGAACGCATTGTGCCAGCAATGGAAGCAATTTACGCCACTCTGCGCGACCGGCAAAGTCGGTTGGCGGCTGCACTGCGCAGCCGTACGCAAGAGGCGCAGCGGCGGTTGGAAACTATCGAAACGCGCCCGCCGTTCAAAAAGCCATTTGACCGATTGTACAATCTTGCGCAACAATTAGACGGCTGGCAAGCACGATGTGCCCGATCTGTCGGCGTGTTGCTCGATCGGACGAAACAACGCACGGCGGGTTTAGCCGCGCATTTGGAATCGCTCAGTCCGCTGGGCGTGTTGGCACGCGGCTATAGTTTGACGACGCACACCGCTGACGGCCGGCCGGTTTTCGATGCATCGCCGTTGCAGCCGGGAGAAACGATTCACACACGGTTTGCCCGCGGCGCGGCGGTCAGCCGAATTGAACATATTATAGACGCCAACGGAAAAGGTTAG